In a single window of the Pandoraea pulmonicola genome:
- the glp gene encoding gephyrin-like molybdotransferase Glp: MTTLDDALAGLPDYDPNHMTVELARAIIVRTVRPVSAVEHVAVRSALGRVLGSDVISPLDVPAFENAAMDGYAFAGSALAAGGDVRLRVAGRSLAGRPFDGVAGTGECVRIMTGALMPAGCDTVVPQEQVRREGDTEIVIFAANAVTPGRHVRHVGEDLAAGHPALHAGKRLRPAALGLLASLGIAEVPVRRRIRVAFFSTGDELRSVGESLAPGNLYDSNRYTLYGMLQRLGVEVLDLGVVADDPQAIEDTLRMACRDADAVITSGGVSVGEADFTREMMTRLGNVVFWKMAMRPGRPFAFGELECDGHRALLFGLPGNPAAVMASFYHLVRDGLFALMGAEPQTTPRLPVPTATAIAKRPGRTEFLRGILATDEQGRWQVTVADAQSAGILRTMSEANCFVTLDTARGDVAAGELVDVIVFDGLV, translated from the coding sequence ATGACAACACTAGACGACGCCCTGGCCGGCTTGCCGGACTACGACCCTAACCATATGACGGTCGAGCTGGCGCGCGCGATCATCGTGCGCACCGTGCGTCCGGTGTCCGCGGTCGAGCACGTCGCCGTACGCAGCGCCTTGGGCCGTGTGCTGGGCAGCGACGTCATTTCTCCGCTGGATGTCCCCGCTTTCGAAAACGCGGCCATGGACGGTTACGCGTTCGCAGGCAGCGCACTGGCCGCCGGTGGCGACGTGCGCCTGCGCGTGGCGGGCCGCTCGCTCGCGGGCCGTCCGTTCGACGGCGTCGCCGGTACCGGTGAGTGCGTCCGCATCATGACCGGTGCGCTGATGCCGGCAGGCTGCGACACGGTGGTTCCGCAAGAGCAGGTGCGGCGCGAGGGCGACACGGAAATCGTGATCTTCGCGGCAAACGCCGTCACGCCCGGACGCCACGTGCGCCATGTCGGCGAGGATCTGGCAGCCGGTCATCCGGCGCTGCATGCAGGCAAACGCCTGCGCCCGGCTGCGCTCGGACTGCTGGCGTCGCTCGGCATCGCCGAAGTGCCGGTTCGCCGCCGCATTCGCGTGGCGTTCTTCTCGACGGGCGACGAACTACGCTCGGTCGGCGAGTCGCTCGCCCCGGGCAATCTTTACGACAGCAACCGCTACACGCTGTATGGCATGCTGCAGCGGCTGGGCGTGGAAGTGCTCGACCTCGGTGTCGTGGCCGACGATCCGCAGGCGATCGAGGACACCCTGCGCATGGCGTGTCGCGATGCAGATGCGGTCATCACGTCGGGCGGCGTGTCGGTCGGCGAGGCCGACTTCACCCGCGAGATGATGACGCGTCTGGGCAATGTGGTGTTCTGGAAGATGGCCATGCGCCCCGGGCGTCCGTTCGCTTTCGGCGAGCTGGAGTGCGACGGTCATCGCGCGCTGCTCTTCGGACTGCCCGGCAATCCGGCGGCCGTGATGGCATCGTTCTACCATCTGGTGCGCGATGGTCTGTTCGCGCTCATGGGCGCCGAGCCGCAAACGACGCCGCGCCTGCCGGTCCCGACGGCCACCGCCATCGCGAAGCGCCCCGGGCGCACCGAGTTCCTGCGCGGCATTCTCGCCACCGACGAACAGGGCCGCTGGCAGGTCACGGTGGCCGACGCGCAGAGTGCCGGCATCCTGCGCACCATGAGCGAAGCGAACTGCTTCGTCACGCTCGATACGGCACGCGGCGACGTGGCGGCGGGCGAGCTGGTCGACGTCATCGTATTCGACGGCCTGGTCTGA
- the moaA gene encoding GTP 3',8-cyclase MoaA produces the protein MTETIIRLTDLRSDARYATQTPQIPAQVRAATGHLEDALARPLHDLRISVTDRCNFRCVYCMPKDVFDKNYAFLPQSSLLSFEEIERTARLFVEHGVEKLRLTGGEPLLRKHIERLIEMLARLRTPSGKPLDITLTTNGSLLARRAQSLKDAGLTRVTVSLDSLDDAIFRQMNDVDFPVAKVLEGIAEAQHVGLGPVKVNMVVKRGTNDGDIVPMARHFHGSGVALRFIEYMDVGTSNGWRMDEVLPSADVIARLNDALPVEPLEPNYPGETAQRWRYLDGGGEVGVISSVTRAFCGTCSRARLSTEGKLYLCLFASSGYDLRTLLRNGASDAQISTVIGDIWRGRTDRYSALRTAATGLPENAPPKVEMSYIGG, from the coding sequence ATGACTGAAACGATCATCCGACTCACCGATCTGCGAAGCGACGCCCGCTATGCGACGCAAACCCCGCAGATTCCCGCACAAGTGCGCGCCGCGACCGGCCATCTCGAAGATGCGCTCGCACGGCCGCTGCACGACCTGCGCATCTCGGTGACCGATCGTTGCAACTTCCGCTGTGTCTATTGCATGCCGAAGGATGTCTTCGACAAGAACTACGCGTTCCTGCCGCAATCGTCCCTGCTGTCCTTCGAAGAAATCGAGCGCACCGCGCGACTGTTCGTGGAACATGGCGTGGAGAAGCTGCGCCTTACCGGCGGCGAACCGCTGTTGCGCAAGCACATCGAGCGGCTGATCGAGATGCTTGCGCGCCTGCGCACGCCATCCGGCAAGCCGCTCGACATCACGCTCACGACCAACGGCTCGCTGCTTGCACGCCGCGCCCAGTCGCTCAAGGACGCCGGCCTGACCCGCGTGACCGTCAGCCTGGACAGTCTCGACGATGCGATCTTCCGCCAGATGAACGACGTGGACTTCCCGGTGGCCAAGGTGCTCGAAGGCATTGCCGAGGCTCAGCACGTAGGGCTCGGACCGGTCAAAGTGAACATGGTCGTCAAGCGCGGCACCAACGACGGCGATATCGTTCCCATGGCGCGGCATTTCCATGGCAGCGGCGTGGCGCTGCGCTTCATCGAATACATGGATGTCGGCACGTCGAACGGCTGGCGCATGGACGAAGTGCTGCCGTCGGCCGATGTCATCGCACGATTGAACGACGCCCTGCCCGTCGAGCCGCTCGAGCCGAACTACCCTGGCGAGACGGCACAACGCTGGCGGTATCTCGATGGCGGCGGTGAGGTCGGCGTCATTTCGTCAGTCACACGCGCTTTTTGCGGCACTTGTTCGCGGGCGCGCCTGTCTACGGAAGGCAAGTTGTATCTGTGCCTGTTTGCCAGTTCCGGTTACGACTTGCGCACGCTGTTGCGCAACGGCGCGAGCGACGCGCAGATCTCGACCGTCATCGGCGACATCTGGCGAGGCCGCACCGATCGGTACTCGGCCTTGCGTACGGCGGCCACGGGTTTGCCCGAGAACGCCCCACCGAAAGTGGAGATGTCCTATATCGGTGGATGA
- a CDS encoding 2-hydroxyacid dehydrogenase: protein MVKPKILVARAIFPDVIERLAQYFDVERNDTDTVYSSDELRARLADKVGAITTASERIDASVLAGAPHLRVVANMAVGYNNFDIDAMTAAGVMATNTPDVLNETTADFGWALLMATARRVTESERWLREGHWDKWAYDMFLGADVHGSTLGIIGMGRIGQAIARRAMGFNMHVVYHNRSRLDVDTEAACKASYVDKDTLLRTADHVILVLPYSPATHHTIGAAELAMMKPTATLVNLARGGIVDDAALAKALGDKQIAAAGLDVFEGEPKVHPELLKVKNVVLTPHIASASAATRRGMASLAADNLIAALGFGAAAGKPPCLLNPAVRKS from the coding sequence CTGGTGAAACCGAAGATACTGGTAGCCCGAGCGATTTTTCCCGACGTGATCGAGCGTCTGGCGCAGTACTTCGATGTCGAGCGCAACGACACCGATACGGTGTATTCGAGCGACGAACTGCGCGCGCGTCTGGCGGACAAGGTGGGCGCGATCACCACGGCGAGCGAGCGGATCGATGCTTCGGTGCTGGCCGGTGCGCCGCACTTGCGCGTGGTCGCGAACATGGCGGTGGGTTACAACAACTTCGATATCGACGCGATGACGGCTGCCGGCGTCATGGCGACGAACACGCCCGACGTGCTCAACGAGACGACCGCCGATTTCGGCTGGGCCCTGCTGATGGCCACTGCGCGTCGGGTCACCGAGTCGGAGCGCTGGCTGCGCGAAGGGCATTGGGACAAGTGGGCCTACGACATGTTCCTCGGCGCCGATGTGCACGGCAGTACGCTGGGGATTATCGGCATGGGACGCATCGGCCAGGCGATCGCGCGCCGTGCGATGGGTTTCAATATGCACGTGGTGTATCACAATCGCTCGCGCTTGGACGTCGACACCGAAGCGGCCTGCAAGGCGAGCTATGTCGACAAGGACACGCTGCTGCGCACGGCCGATCATGTGATCCTCGTCCTGCCGTATTCGCCTGCGACGCATCACACGATCGGCGCGGCCGAACTCGCGATGATGAAGCCGACGGCCACGCTCGTGAATCTGGCGCGCGGTGGCATCGTCGACGACGCTGCGCTCGCAAAGGCACTGGGAGACAAACAGATTGCGGCTGCGGGTCTCGACGTGTTCGAGGGCGAGCCGAAGGTGCACCCGGAACTGCTCAAAGTGAAGAATGTCGTGCTGACGCCGCATATCGCGAGCGCATCGGCGGCAACGCGTCGCGGCATGGCGAGCCTCGCGGCGGACAACCTCATTGCGGCGCTGGGCTTCGGCGCCGCCGCGGGCAAGCCGCCGTGCCTGCTCAATCCCGCGGTGCGCAAGTCGTAA
- the rmuC gene encoding DNA recombination protein RmuC produces the protein MEMVLVALAALNLLVMIAIAVKVWQRGGDSTFVDALASVRDDLLRSAERSERGLRQEFADTARAGRGEQSAQMAQFQQTLAAQMTSVATVQNNQIDGFAQQLAKLTETNAAQLDAVRQSLVLNGQQMREEQASTLRRFGEAQHQQLTQLAEGNERRLAEVRATLEQKLKDIEVNNAAKLEEMRRTVDEKLHATLEQRLGESFKLVSDRLEQVHRGLGEMQTLAAGVGDLKRVLTNVKTRGIWGEVQLQALLEQLLTPEQFAKNVATKPGSAERVEFAIALPGQNGDSATPVWLPIDAKFPREDYERLIDAQERADPVAVEEASKALETRIRLEAKTIAEKYLAPPHTTDFALLFLPTEGLYAEVLRRPGLSDLLQREYRVTVAGPTTLTALLNSLQMGFRTLAIERRSSEVWQVLGAVKTEFTKFGDVLAKTKSQLETVARSIDKAEVRTRAMARQLKAVEALPGEQAIELLGVDLDPDDAV, from the coding sequence ATGGAGATGGTGTTGGTGGCGCTGGCGGCGCTGAATCTGTTGGTCATGATCGCGATTGCGGTGAAGGTGTGGCAACGCGGTGGCGACTCGACATTCGTCGATGCGCTCGCCAGCGTGCGCGACGACCTGCTGCGCTCGGCCGAACGCAGCGAGCGCGGACTGCGTCAGGAGTTCGCGGACACCGCCCGCGCCGGGCGCGGCGAGCAAAGTGCGCAGATGGCGCAGTTCCAGCAAACGCTCGCCGCGCAGATGACGAGCGTGGCCACGGTGCAGAACAACCAGATCGACGGCTTCGCCCAGCAACTCGCCAAGCTCACCGAGACGAACGCCGCACAACTCGACGCGGTGCGTCAGAGCCTGGTGCTCAACGGCCAGCAGATGCGCGAAGAGCAGGCGTCGACGCTGCGTCGCTTCGGCGAAGCGCAACACCAGCAGTTGACGCAACTGGCGGAAGGCAACGAGCGTCGCCTCGCGGAAGTGCGCGCCACACTGGAGCAGAAGCTCAAGGACATCGAAGTCAACAATGCGGCGAAGCTCGAAGAGATGCGGCGTACTGTCGACGAGAAATTGCACGCGACGCTCGAACAGCGGCTCGGCGAGTCGTTCAAGCTCGTGTCGGATCGTCTGGAACAAGTGCACCGTGGCCTTGGCGAGATGCAGACGCTGGCGGCTGGCGTCGGCGACCTCAAGCGCGTGCTGACGAACGTGAAGACGCGCGGCATCTGGGGGGAAGTGCAGTTGCAGGCACTGCTTGAACAATTGCTGACGCCGGAACAGTTCGCGAAGAACGTGGCGACCAAGCCGGGCAGCGCCGAGCGCGTGGAATTCGCCATCGCGCTGCCGGGACAGAACGGGGATAGCGCCACGCCGGTCTGGCTGCCGATCGACGCGAAATTCCCGCGCGAAGATTATGAGCGTCTGATCGATGCGCAGGAGCGCGCCGATCCAGTGGCGGTGGAAGAGGCGTCGAAAGCGTTGGAGACGCGAATTCGTCTCGAAGCCAAGACCATCGCCGAGAAGTATCTGGCACCGCCGCACACGACCGACTTTGCGCTGCTGTTCCTGCCGACGGAAGGCCTCTATGCGGAAGTGCTGCGCCGCCCCGGGCTCTCGGATCTGCTCCAGCGCGAATACCGCGTCACGGTGGCGGGACCGACCACGCTGACCGCCCTGCTCAACAGCCTGCAGATGGGGTTCCGCACACTGGCCATCGAGCGTCGCTCCAGCGAAGTCTGGCAGGTGCTCGGCGCGGTGAAGACGGAATTCACCAAGTTCGGCGACGTGCTGGCCAAGACCAAGTCGCAGCTGGAGACGGTGGCGCGTTCGATCGACAAGGCCGAAGTGCGCACGCGCGCGATGGCGCGTCAGCTCAAGGCGGTGGAGGCGCTGCCCGGAGAGCAGGCCATCGAACTGCTCGGTGTTGATCTGGATCCCGACGATGCAGTTTAG
- a CDS encoding GNAT family N-acetyltransferase: MSLTLRVATPDDVDAIHSLMRELAVFEKLLDIFEATPSSVHEALFGANPAAECLMAEWEGQAVGYALYFHNFSTFLGRRGLYLEDVYVQPSMRGKGVGQALMRKLAGIAVERGCGRFEWTVLDWNQPAIDFYTSQGATVLPDWRVVRMAGEALDRFARSVGEALDRFARSVSEPR; encoded by the coding sequence ATGTCCCTGACCCTACGAGTTGCCACGCCCGACGACGTCGACGCCATTCACAGCCTGATGCGAGAACTGGCCGTCTTCGAGAAACTGCTGGACATCTTCGAGGCCACGCCGTCGAGCGTGCACGAGGCCCTGTTCGGCGCCAACCCGGCAGCCGAGTGCCTGATGGCCGAGTGGGAGGGCCAGGCTGTCGGCTACGCCCTGTACTTCCACAACTTCTCGACCTTCCTCGGCCGCCGCGGGTTGTATCTGGAAGACGTCTACGTTCAACCATCTATGCGCGGCAAGGGCGTTGGACAGGCGTTGATGCGCAAGCTCGCGGGCATCGCCGTGGAGCGCGGTTGTGGACGCTTCGAGTGGACCGTGCTCGACTGGAACCAGCCGGCGATCGACTTCTATACGTCGCAGGGTGCGACGGTCTTGCCCGACTGGCGCGTCGTACGCATGGCCGGCGAGGCGCTCGACCGGTTCGCTCGCAGCGTCGGCGAGGCGCTCGACCGGTTCGCTCGCAGCGTCAGCGAGCCGCGCTGA
- a CDS encoding Rne/Rng family ribonuclease, with amino-acid sequence MKRMLFNATQQEELRVAIVDGQKLIDIDIETAGREQRKGNIYKGVVTRIEPSLEACFVNYGEGRHGFLPFKEIARAYFRDGSDVRNARIQDALSEGQELIVQVEKEERGNKGAALTTFISLAGRYLVLMPNNPRGGGVSRRIEGEDRQELRETMAELTLPEGMSIIARTAGIGRSAEELQWDLNYLLQLWHAIEGAAHNIELPRDSALIYLESSLVIRAIRDYFQPDIGEILIDTEEISEQARNFMQVVMPDHLNRVKQYRDDVPLFSRFQIEHQIETAYSRQVPLPSGGAIVIDHTEALVSIDVNSARATKGADIEETALRTNLEAADEVARQLRLRDLGGLIVIDFIDMESAKNQREVEQRVKDALKHDRARVQMGKISRFGLMELSRQRLRPSLSEGTHVTCPRCNGTGHIRDAESSALQVLRIIQEEAMKEHTAAIHCQVPVEVAAFLLNEKRQEINKIEARFKVGVLLIPNKHLETPHYKLERLRFDDPRLDAPKASYALAEEAARASEDDPAGYSKKKEDVRPRQEAAVKGITPEQPAPAAQPRPEAVAPAAAPAAAPVRSGGFFGFVKRLLGLESAAPAPVKAEEPAKPAARPPRERHERPHQQNRNRRGNARDENKAGKDNAGQTAREGREGREGRGARPERAERNERNEQRQEGRDKRERDDAQRQPAQDVRAEEGREPREGRERGGRRDRNERRERRPAEGAEGQQAATQRVAQPSAPAAALVAPQDDVEQDRLTAQVEGAPMAGEEGEQANEERRRSRRRGRRGGRREREANEQQLPADGEQGETIVTEDDVESSRAPVLTAEAAEHAATDALARAAAPLAAVAAAPAVASPVASITPHTQQAEPTPAPVQAEQVPAHTVPVATVVETAPAATPEVPAPVVVEPVAAAPLPSTDASVAPVVPPVNAPLPTATPVPAQPTIPAEALTEIAATAASATTVASAPAPVETAQAQQVASTSSVTPPAEVEAAKAVDPVERPAAAIAAVPEAAAAATEVVTQKPAAVAVEPTLERSALESTLASVGLVWVHTDADKHRAAKEAAAQAVPAPRVPRERRPVAPLNDGPMEQVETRAPSNHAA; translated from the coding sequence ATGAAACGCATGTTGTTCAACGCCACGCAGCAGGAAGAACTGCGCGTGGCCATTGTCGATGGGCAAAAACTCATCGACATCGATATCGAGACGGCCGGACGCGAACAGCGTAAAGGCAATATCTACAAGGGTGTCGTCACCCGTATCGAACCCTCCCTCGAAGCCTGCTTCGTCAACTACGGCGAAGGCCGCCACGGCTTCCTGCCATTCAAGGAAATTGCCCGCGCATACTTCCGCGACGGTTCCGATGTGCGCAATGCGCGCATTCAGGACGCCCTCTCAGAAGGCCAGGAACTCATCGTTCAGGTCGAAAAGGAAGAACGCGGCAACAAGGGCGCCGCCCTCACGACGTTCATTTCGCTGGCCGGCCGCTACCTCGTGCTGATGCCGAACAACCCGCGTGGCGGCGGCGTGTCGCGCCGCATCGAGGGCGAAGACCGTCAGGAACTGCGCGAAACGATGGCGGAGCTCACACTGCCGGAAGGCATGAGCATCATCGCCCGCACCGCAGGCATCGGCCGCTCGGCCGAAGAACTGCAGTGGGATCTGAACTATCTGCTGCAGTTGTGGCACGCTATCGAAGGCGCCGCCCACAACATCGAACTGCCGCGCGACTCGGCCCTCATCTATCTCGAGTCGAGCCTCGTCATTCGCGCCATTCGCGACTATTTCCAGCCGGACATCGGTGAAATCCTCATCGATACGGAAGAAATTTCCGAGCAGGCACGCAACTTCATGCAGGTGGTCATGCCCGATCACCTCAATCGCGTGAAGCAATATCGCGACGACGTGCCCCTGTTCTCCCGTTTCCAGATCGAACACCAGATCGAGACGGCTTACTCGCGTCAGGTGCCGCTGCCCTCGGGTGGCGCCATCGTGATCGACCACACGGAAGCCCTCGTGTCGATCGACGTGAATTCGGCGCGCGCCACCAAGGGCGCCGACATCGAGGAAACCGCCCTGCGCACCAATCTGGAAGCTGCCGACGAAGTCGCCCGCCAGTTGCGTCTGCGCGATCTCGGCGGCCTGATCGTGATCGACTTCATCGACATGGAGTCGGCCAAGAACCAGCGTGAAGTCGAACAACGTGTGAAGGATGCGCTCAAGCACGACCGGGCCCGCGTCCAGATGGGCAAGATCTCGCGCTTCGGCCTGATGGAGCTCTCGCGTCAGCGTCTGCGCCCGTCGCTGTCGGAAGGCACGCACGTGACCTGCCCGCGCTGCAACGGCACCGGCCACATCCGCGACGCCGAATCGTCGGCGCTGCAAGTCCTGCGCATCATCCAGGAAGAAGCGATGAAGGAGCACACGGCAGCCATCCACTGCCAGGTGCCGGTCGAAGTCGCGGCGTTCCTGCTCAACGAAAAGCGTCAGGAAATCAACAAGATCGAAGCCCGCTTCAAGGTTGGCGTGCTGCTGATCCCCAACAAGCATCTCGAAACGCCGCATTACAAGCTCGAGCGCCTGCGCTTCGACGATCCGCGTCTCGATGCACCGAAGGCAAGCTATGCGCTCGCCGAGGAAGCCGCGCGCGCATCGGAAGACGATCCGGCCGGCTACAGCAAGAAGAAGGAAGACGTCCGTCCGCGTCAGGAAGCGGCCGTGAAGGGCATCACGCCCGAGCAACCGGCACCGGCTGCGCAGCCGCGTCCGGAAGCCGTCGCACCGGCAGCGGCCCCTGCCGCCGCACCGGTCCGCAGCGGCGGTTTCTTCGGCTTCGTGAAGCGTCTGCTCGGCCTCGAGTCGGCAGCACCGGCGCCCGTCAAGGCCGAAGAACCGGCCAAGCCGGCGGCGCGTCCGCCGCGTGAGCGCCACGAGCGTCCGCATCAGCAGAACCGCAACCGTCGCGGCAACGCACGCGACGAAAACAAGGCGGGCAAGGACAATGCCGGCCAGACGGCCCGTGAGGGTCGGGAAGGTCGCGAGGGCCGCGGCGCTCGTCCGGAGCGTGCCGAGCGCAATGAACGCAACGAGCAACGCCAGGAAGGCCGCGACAAGCGTGAGCGCGACGACGCCCAGCGTCAGCCCGCACAGGACGTGCGTGCCGAGGAAGGCCGTGAACCGCGTGAAGGCCGTGAGCGTGGCGGCCGCCGTGACCGCAACGAGCGTCGCGAACGCCGTCCGGCGGAAGGCGCCGAGGGTCAACAAGCCGCAACGCAACGCGTCGCTCAGCCGAGCGCACCGGCTGCCGCGCTGGTGGCCCCGCAGGATGACGTGGAGCAAGATCGTCTGACCGCACAGGTCGAAGGCGCACCGATGGCGGGCGAAGAAGGCGAGCAGGCGAATGAAGAGCGCCGCCGCAGCCGTCGCCGCGGCCGTCGTGGTGGTCGTCGCGAACGCGAAGCCAACGAGCAGCAACTGCCGGCAGACGGCGAGCAAGGCGAAACCATCGTCACGGAAGACGACGTCGAAAGCTCGCGTGCGCCGGTGTTGACTGCCGAAGCCGCCGAGCATGCCGCCACCGACGCGCTGGCACGTGCCGCCGCGCCGCTCGCCGCCGTGGCAGCAGCTCCGGCTGTCGCCTCGCCGGTCGCCTCGATCACCCCGCACACCCAGCAAGCCGAGCCGACGCCCGCGCCGGTTCAAGCGGAGCAAGTGCCGGCCCACACGGTTCCGGTCGCCACGGTTGTGGAAACCGCGCCCGCCGCCACGCCGGAAGTGCCGGCCCCGGTGGTCGTCGAACCGGTTGCTGCGGCCCCGCTGCCGAGCACCGATGCGAGCGTCGCGCCGGTCGTGCCACCGGTGAATGCCCCGCTGCCGACCGCCACGCCGGTCCCGGCCCAGCCGACGATCCCGGCCGAAGCCCTGACGGAAATCGCTGCGACGGCTGCATCGGCAACCACGGTTGCCAGCGCGCCGGCACCGGTCGAAACGGCTCAGGCTCAACAAGTCGCATCGACCTCCTCGGTGACTCCGCCGGCAGAAGTCGAAGCGGCGAAGGCCGTGGATCCCGTGGAAAGGCCGGCCGCGGCAATCGCCGCGGTTCCGGAAGCTGCTGCCGCCGCGACGGAAGTCGTCACGCAGAAGCCGGCCGCCGTGGCTGTCGAGCCGACGCTGGAACGCAGCGCGCTGGAATCGACGCTCGCAAGTGTCGGTCTGGTGTGGGTCCACACCGATGCCGACAAGCATCGCGCCGCCAAGGAAGCCGCCGCGCAAGCCGTGCCGGCACCGCGCGTGCCGCGCGAGCGTCGTCCCGTCGCGCCGCTCAACGACGGCCCGATGGAGCAGGTGGAAACACGCGCACCGTCGAACCACGCAGCTTGA
- the mobA gene encoding molybdenum cofactor guanylyltransferase MobA — translation MTGLILAGGRGQRMGGRDKGLQMFAGQPLVAHVVARLRPQVGALLISANRNGDAYGAFGAPIVADETPDFPGPLAGMLAGLRAARTDYVLTVPCDAPYLPADLGERLAATLSGSAPGTTPAPLAAYAATAQGPHPVFALLHRSLADDLAAALASGERRVRAWLARHNAVQVHFGDERPFYNVNTLDDLHSDTPRAP, via the coding sequence ATGACCGGCCTGATCCTCGCAGGGGGACGCGGGCAACGCATGGGCGGCCGCGACAAGGGCCTGCAGATGTTCGCCGGTCAGCCGTTGGTCGCGCATGTCGTCGCGCGCTTGCGCCCGCAGGTGGGCGCGCTGCTCATCAGTGCAAATCGGAACGGCGATGCCTATGGAGCGTTCGGCGCGCCGATTGTGGCCGATGAGACGCCGGACTTTCCCGGCCCGCTGGCGGGCATGCTGGCAGGATTGCGTGCAGCGCGCACAGACTATGTGCTGACGGTGCCCTGCGACGCGCCCTATCTCCCGGCGGATCTCGGCGAGCGGCTGGCTGCCACGCTCAGCGGGTCGGCCCCTGGCACCACGCCGGCCCCACTGGCCGCCTATGCCGCCACGGCGCAGGGCCCGCACCCGGTGTTTGCCCTCCTGCATCGGTCGCTGGCCGACGACCTCGCCGCCGCGCTGGCGAGCGGGGAGCGCCGTGTCCGGGCGTGGCTGGCACGCCACAACGCGGTACAAGTTCACTTCGGCGACGAGCGTCCGTTTTACAATGTCAACACGCTGGACGACCTCCATTCCGATACGCCGCGCGCCCCCTGA